The following proteins are encoded in a genomic region of Pseudomonadota bacterium:
- a CDS encoding DUF2285 domain-containing protein: MRRSTGGCIFAEASSRRVTDACIFWRADWDVSVLAVETLRVPRGDGDAFDIRHFDRLATVLRQADGHQLLLLSDGDHRLQIDVTAGSVLDGPVCFRYELSGFRHIEAKTLTLRRLLLLRRLGRFPRGLFPPERRARRWAMALQAYDGVRVGASHRDIAAALFGEEVVREDWSGRSDYLRLRVQRLIRTADKLVKGGYRDLLR; this comes from the coding sequence ATGAGGCGCTCGACTGGGGGTTGCATTTTCGCCGAGGCGTCAAGCCGCCGGGTAACCGATGCCTGCATCTTCTGGCGGGCCGACTGGGATGTGTCGGTGCTGGCCGTCGAGACGCTGCGGGTGCCGCGCGGCGATGGCGACGCTTTCGACATCCGACATTTTGACCGCCTGGCGACCGTGCTGCGGCAGGCCGATGGCCATCAGCTTCTTTTGCTCAGCGATGGGGATCATCGCCTCCAGATCGACGTGACGGCCGGCAGCGTGCTCGATGGCCCTGTTTGCTTCCGCTACGAGTTATCGGGGTTCAGGCATATCGAGGCGAAGACGCTGACGCTGCGCCGCCTCCTGCTACTCCGTCGGCTTGGGCGTTTCCCACGCGGGCTCTTCCCGCCGGAACGTCGTGCCCGCCGCTGGGCGATGGCGCTTCAGGCCTATGACGGGGTGCGGGTCGGCGCCAGCCATCGCGACATCGCGGCGGCACTCTTCGGCGAGGAAGTTGTGCGGGAGGACTGGTCCGGCCGATCCGATTATTTGCGCCTGCGGGTGCAGCGGCTGATCCGCACCGCTGACAAGCTGGTGAAAGGCGGCTACCGCGATCTCTTGCGATGA
- a CDS encoding DUF6878 family protein: MTDTTSTPTVNPDWEAWQAQARERDRLAKDVLPANKAALFDVLAAAGISVVTVRFDGYGDSGQIEDIEAHADDTAIALPPDQIEIAEPLYDGSGLERSTLSVRDAIEKLAYVFLEETHGGWENNEGAYGDFTFDVESRTITLEYNERMMTSEYYQHAF, encoded by the coding sequence ATGACCGACACCACATCGACCCCCACCGTCAATCCGGACTGGGAGGCCTGGCAGGCTCAGGCCCGAGAACGTGACCGGCTCGCCAAGGACGTCCTTCCCGCCAACAAGGCCGCCCTCTTCGACGTGCTCGCCGCCGCCGGCATCAGCGTCGTCACCGTCCGCTTCGACGGCTATGGCGATTCCGGACAGATCGAGGACATCGAGGCCCATGCCGACGACACGGCCATCGCTCTTCCCCCCGACCAGATCGAGATCGCCGAGCCACTTTACGACGGCTCGGGGCTGGAGCGATCCACCCTGTCGGTTCGCGACGCGATCGAGAAGCTCGCCTACGTCTTCCTCGAGGAAACCCATGGCGGCTGGGAGAACAACGAAGGCGCCTATGGCGATTTCACCTTCGACGTCGAGAGCCGGACCATCACGCTCGAATACAACGAGCGAATGATGACGTCCGAATATTACCAGCACGCATTCTGA
- a CDS encoding zincin-like metallopeptidase domain-containing protein encodes MPRSAACARPGRDRASLYQEITDKIIAELEAGRVPWAQPWGTTAAKASLAMPKNAATQRRYSGINVLILWGAVIERGFSGQGWLTFRQALGLGGHVRKGETGTTVVYADRFVPDEERRRAERDGDGEAEQETLRGSVSWPNGAIPFLKRFTVFNTDQCDGLPAELSTTPPPLAEGLILPQAEALIAATAADFRIGGDRAFYSPSHDFIQVPRPDAYFEPINWHRTALHELGHWSGHPSRLGRDLSGGFGSALYAKEELCAEMSSAFVCASLGIVPTVRHADYIGSWLDVLRDDDRAIVRAASAASKAADYLLAFRPIPDEPVDMAVDEDEREAA; translated from the coding sequence ATGCCACGTTCAGCCGCTTGCGCTCGCCCCGGCCGGGACCGGGCGAGCCTCTATCAGGAAATCACCGACAAGATCATCGCCGAGCTGGAGGCCGGCCGCGTGCCCTGGGCCCAGCCTTGGGGTACGACTGCGGCGAAGGCGTCGCTCGCCATGCCGAAGAATGCCGCGACCCAACGCCGCTATTCTGGGATCAATGTGCTTATCCTCTGGGGCGCGGTGATCGAGCGCGGCTTTTCGGGTCAGGGCTGGCTCACGTTTCGACAAGCGCTCGGGCTCGGCGGTCATGTCCGCAAGGGCGAGACCGGCACGACCGTCGTCTACGCCGACCGCTTCGTGCCGGACGAGGAGCGCCGCCGGGCCGAACGCGACGGGGATGGTGAGGCCGAACAGGAAACGCTCCGGGGGAGCGTTTCCTGGCCGAACGGGGCGATCCCCTTCCTGAAGCGCTTCACGGTGTTCAACACCGACCAGTGCGACGGCCTGCCGGCGGAGCTCTCGACCACGCCACCGCCCCTGGCCGAGGGGCTGATCCTGCCGCAGGCCGAGGCGCTCATCGCCGCGACCGCTGCGGATTTCCGTATCGGCGGTGACCGCGCCTTCTACAGCCCCTCGCACGATTTCATCCAGGTGCCACGGCCCGACGCCTATTTCGAGCCGATCAACTGGCACCGCACGGCGCTGCACGAGCTCGGCCATTGGAGCGGCCATCCCTCCCGGCTCGGCCGTGACCTGTCGGGTGGATTCGGTTCCGCGCTCTATGCCAAGGAAGAACTTTGCGCCGAGATGAGCAGCGCCTTCGTCTGCGCCTCGCTTGGCATCGTGCCGACGGTGCGCCATGCCGACTACATCGGTTCCTGGCTCGACGTGCTGCGCGACGATGACCGCGCCATCGTTCGCGCCGCGAGCGCCGCGTCGAAAGCGGCCGATTATCTGCTCGCCTTCCGGCCAATTCCCGACGAGCCCGTCGATATGGCCGTAGACGAAGACGAGCGGGAGGCGGCGTGA
- a CDS encoding ParB/RepB/Spo0J family partition protein — protein sequence MATANPKIVLSRSQDIPFNKLVLSQANVRRVKAGISVEDLAEDIARRTLLQGLSVRPVLDADGTETGMFEVPAGGRRFRALELLVKQKRLAKNAPVPCVIRTDGLAEEDSLAENVQRVALHPLDQFRAFQTLRESGLGEEEIAARFFVNPSVVKQRLKLAAVSPKLLDLYAEDEMTLEQLMAFTVTADHARQEQVWEGLSRSHNKEPYFIRRQLTEGAIRASDKRARFVGVEAYEAASGAVMRDLFQQDDGGWLRDPALLDRLVVEKLTNEAEALRGEGWKWIEVAAEFPYGHTSGLRRLTGETASLTDEERASHDALRAEYDKLEETYAEADELPDEVDQRLGEIETALETFDARPAIYDPAEIARAGAFVSINGDGDLCIERGYVRPEDEAPAEPDADGEAPEGSEDDGDVQRTVITIGGDGSSAAVEAAEEEDGIKPLPDRLVTELTAHRTLALRYALANDPDTAFVAVLHALCLNAFYRYASETCLEITAKSASFGTQAPGLNDSASAKSIDDRHARWVAQLPKDAGDLWNALIAFDGDSRSTLFAHCASLSVNAVHEPWNRNPSRIIHAGQLAQAVGLDMVAAGWTPTVDNYLGRVTKARILEAVREAKGEASAQLIDHLKKPDMAKEAERLLAGSSWLPEPLRMPTTDHPATEAATVEAEKLPAFLDEDESAAAGDPSEPRTVAAE from the coding sequence ATGGCTACCGCCAATCCCAAGATCGTCCTGAGCCGGTCCCAGGACATTCCCTTCAACAAGCTCGTGCTGTCCCAGGCGAACGTGCGCCGGGTGAAGGCCGGCATCTCGGTCGAGGACCTGGCCGAGGACATCGCCCGGCGCACCCTGCTGCAAGGCCTCAGCGTGCGGCCGGTGCTGGACGCCGACGGCACGGAGACCGGCATGTTCGAAGTGCCGGCCGGCGGCCGTCGCTTCCGGGCGCTGGAGCTGCTGGTGAAGCAAAAGCGCCTTGCCAAGAACGCCCCGGTCCCTTGCGTCATACGCACCGACGGCCTCGCCGAGGAAGATTCGCTCGCCGAGAACGTCCAGCGCGTCGCCCTCCATCCGCTCGATCAGTTCCGGGCTTTCCAGACCCTGCGCGAGTCGGGTCTGGGCGAGGAGGAAATCGCGGCGCGCTTCTTCGTGAACCCCAGCGTCGTGAAGCAGCGCCTCAAGCTCGCCGCGGTCTCGCCCAAGCTTCTCGACCTCTATGCCGAGGACGAGATGACGCTCGAGCAGCTCATGGCCTTCACGGTCACCGCCGACCATGCGCGCCAGGAGCAGGTATGGGAAGGGCTGAGCCGCTCCCACAACAAGGAGCCCTATTTCATCCGCCGCCAACTCACCGAGGGCGCCATCCGCGCTTCCGACAAGCGGGCGCGGTTCGTCGGCGTCGAAGCGTATGAGGCGGCCAGTGGCGCCGTCATGCGCGATCTCTTCCAGCAGGACGATGGCGGCTGGCTGCGGGATCCGGCGCTGCTCGACCGGCTTGTCGTCGAGAAGCTGACAAACGAGGCGGAGGCGCTCCGCGGCGAGGGCTGGAAATGGATCGAGGTCGCGGCCGAGTTCCCGTATGGACACACCTCCGGGCTGCGCCGCCTGACCGGAGAGACGGCGTCGCTCACCGACGAGGAACGGGCGAGCCACGACGCGCTACGCGCCGAGTACGACAAGCTCGAAGAGACCTATGCCGAAGCCGACGAACTCCCCGACGAGGTCGATCAGCGTCTCGGTGAGATCGAAACCGCGTTGGAGACCTTCGATGCTCGCCCGGCGATCTACGATCCGGCCGAGATCGCCCGCGCGGGCGCCTTCGTCAGCATCAATGGCGATGGCGATCTGTGCATCGAGCGTGGCTATGTGCGCCCCGAGGACGAAGCGCCGGCCGAGCCGGACGCCGACGGCGAAGCGCCCGAAGGTTCCGAGGACGACGGCGATGTCCAGCGCACGGTGATCACCATCGGCGGCGATGGATCGTCGGCAGCGGTCGAGGCGGCCGAGGAGGAAGACGGCATCAAGCCGCTGCCTGACCGGCTCGTCACCGAGCTGACCGCCCATCGCACGCTGGCGCTACGCTACGCGCTGGCGAACGATCCCGACACCGCCTTCGTCGCGGTTCTCCATGCGCTCTGTCTCAACGCCTTCTATCGCTACGCGTCGGAGACCTGCCTGGAGATCACGGCGAAGAGCGCGAGCTTCGGGACCCAGGCGCCGGGGCTCAACGACAGCGCCTCTGCCAAGTCGATCGACGACCGGCACGCGCGATGGGTCGCACAGTTGCCGAAGGACGCTGGCGACCTCTGGAACGCGCTGATCGCCTTCGACGGCGACAGCCGGTCGACGCTGTTCGCGCACTGCGCGTCGCTCTCGGTCAACGCGGTGCACGAGCCGTGGAACCGCAACCCCAGCCGAATCATCCATGCCGGCCAGCTCGCCCAGGCCGTCGGTCTCGACATGGTGGCGGCCGGCTGGACGCCGACCGTCGACAACTATCTCGGCCGGGTCACCAAGGCGCGCATCCTCGAAGCCGTGCGCGAGGCGAAGGGCGAAGCGTCGGCGCAGCTCATCGATCACCTCAAGAAGCCGGACATGGCGAAGGAGGCCGAACGCCTGCTCGCCGGTTCGAGCTGGCTGCCCGAGCCGCTTCGGATGCCGACGACTGACCACCCGGCGACCGAGGCCGCAACGGTCGAGGCGGAGAAGCTCCCCGCCTTCCTCGACGAGGACGAGAGCGCCGCCGCCGGGGATCCCTCGGAGCCGCGGACCGTCGCGGCTGAATGA